A single genomic interval of Chitinispirillales bacterium harbors:
- a CDS encoding sugar O-acetyltransferase, whose protein sequence is MTEKEKMLSGNLYKLEGEELIADRIRMRKLVEKFNRSSYDEEKLRVSILKELFAKTGENICVEPPFYCDYGYNISVGDDFYANFDCVILDVCRVEIGKNVFLGPRVNIYTAGHPIDAKTRAEKLEFGKPVKIGDDVWIGGNSVINPGVEIGNNVVIGSGSVVVKNIPDGVVAAGNPCRVIRKIEDK, encoded by the coding sequence ATGACGGAAAAAGAAAAAATGCTGTCCGGAAATTTGTACAAATTAGAAGGCGAAGAACTTATAGCCGACAGAATTCGAATGAGAAAGCTGGTCGAGAAATTTAATCGCAGTTCATACGATGAAGAAAAATTACGCGTTTCGATTCTTAAAGAATTATTTGCAAAAACAGGCGAAAATATCTGTGTAGAGCCGCCGTTTTATTGCGACTACGGATATAATATTTCGGTAGGCGACGATTTTTATGCTAATTTCGACTGCGTAATTTTAGATGTCTGCCGCGTTGAAATCGGTAAAAACGTATTTTTGGGCCCCAGGGTGAATATTTATACCGCCGGGCATCCTATAGACGCCAAAACGCGCGCTGAAAAATTGGAGTTCGGCAAACCCGTGAAAATCGGAGACGATGTCTGGATAGGCGGAAACAGCGTGATAAATCCTGGCGTGGAAATCGGAAATAATGTAGTAATAGGAAGCGGTTCCGTAGTAGTAAAAAATATTCCCGACGGCGTTGTAGCCGCAGGAAATCCGTGCAGAGTAATCAGGAAAATCGAAGACAAATAA
- the gltA gene encoding NADPH-dependent glutamate synthase: MPQKIKMRSRDAAERKRTFDEVSLGFSQEEAIREAQRCLECRKPRCAAGCPVEINIPDFIRLVKRGEFIDALAVIKKTNALPAVCGRVCPQETQCEAKCILGIKGEAVAIGALERFVADWNRKHHTPNYPVYPKSCKKVAVIGSGPAGLTAAGYLAKHGVETVVFEALHEVGGVLIYGIPDFRLPNGVVQSEIDELREIGVRFETNFVVGKTATIDDLLEKDGFSAVFIGSGAGLPKFPNIKGINANGVYSANEYLTRVNLMQAWKEDSHTPIIKGKKAVVMGGGNVAMDAVRVSLRLGADEARIVYRRSFDEMPARREEIHHAQEEGVIFDILTDPKEIILDDDGFVHGVKCVKCELGEPDGGGRRSPKEIPNSEFVIPCDVFIAAIGTSPNPIIAKTTENLETGKHGTITATDGGGRTSKPKVYAGGDIVTGAATVILAMGAGKEAAKAILSDLGLE, from the coding sequence ATGCCGCAAAAAATAAAAATGAGAAGCCGTGACGCTGCAGAAAGAAAGCGTACTTTTGACGAAGTTTCATTAGGGTTTTCCCAAGAAGAAGCAATCAGAGAAGCGCAAAGATGCTTGGAATGTCGAAAACCCAGATGCGCCGCCGGATGTCCGGTGGAAATAAACATTCCCGATTTTATTCGTTTGGTGAAACGAGGCGAGTTTATAGACGCGCTTGCGGTTATTAAAAAAACCAACGCTTTGCCTGCGGTTTGCGGACGAGTGTGTCCGCAGGAAACGCAATGCGAAGCGAAATGTATTCTTGGAATAAAAGGGGAAGCGGTCGCAATCGGTGCGTTGGAAAGGTTTGTCGCCGATTGGAATCGCAAACATCATACGCCAAACTATCCGGTATATCCGAAATCATGCAAAAAAGTTGCTGTAATCGGCTCGGGACCGGCGGGATTAACAGCGGCGGGATACTTGGCAAAACACGGCGTTGAAACGGTCGTATTTGAAGCATTGCATGAGGTTGGCGGCGTATTGATTTACGGTATTCCTGATTTTCGTTTGCCTAACGGCGTAGTTCAGTCCGAAATAGACGAATTGCGGGAAATCGGAGTGCGTTTTGAGACGAATTTTGTTGTCGGGAAAACTGCGACAATTGACGATTTACTTGAAAAAGACGGTTTTTCTGCGGTATTTATCGGCTCCGGCGCAGGACTTCCAAAGTTTCCGAACATAAAAGGAATAAACGCTAACGGAGTTTATTCGGCAAACGAGTATTTAACGCGGGTAAATTTAATGCAGGCGTGGAAAGAAGACAGCCATACGCCGATTATCAAAGGTAAAAAGGCGGTCGTTATGGGCGGCGGCAACGTCGCAATGGATGCTGTCAGGGTCTCCCTACGGCTTGGAGCGGATGAAGCCCGTATAGTTTATCGTCGAAGTTTTGACGAGATGCCGGCGCGAAGAGAAGAAATTCATCACGCGCAGGAAGAAGGCGTAATTTTTGATATTTTAACCGATCCTAAGGAAATTATTTTGGACGACGACGGCTTTGTTCACGGAGTAAAATGTGTAAAGTGTGAGCTCGGCGAACCGGACGGCGGCGGACGGCGAAGCCCAAAAGAAATTCCAAACAGCGAATTTGTAATTCCATGCGATGTCTTTATTGCGGCAATCGGCACTTCGCCAAATCCGATAATTGCAAAAACCACCGAAAATCTTGAAACTGGCAAACACGGAACAATCACCGCAACGGACGGCGGCGGACGGACGTCAAAACCGAAAGTTTATGCCGGCGGCGACATTGTAACCGGCGCGGCTACGGTTATTTTGGCTATGGGCGCCGGGAAAGAGGCGGCAAAAGCGATTCTGAGCGATTTGGGATTAGAATAA